Proteins found in one Longimicrobium sp. genomic segment:
- a CDS encoding carbonic anhydrase, translating to RRFVEGRAVGPHRNLARVREVAEGQAPFAAVLACADSRVPVEIVFDQGFGDVFVCRAAGNIVTPELIGSLEFGTLVLGARALVVLGHTQCGAVKATIAGQAVPGQISTLYRHIRPAVDRSATRELEDVARHNVRIQAELLRTSSPVIAQLIAEEKLVVAGGVYDLETGRVVLLEE from the coding sequence CCGGCGCTTCGTCGAGGGACGCGCTGTGGGGCCCCACCGCAACCTGGCCCGCGTGCGCGAGGTGGCAGAGGGCCAGGCGCCGTTCGCCGCCGTGCTCGCGTGCGCCGACTCGCGCGTGCCGGTGGAGATCGTGTTCGACCAGGGCTTCGGCGACGTGTTCGTGTGCCGCGCGGCGGGGAACATCGTCACTCCGGAGCTGATCGGCAGCCTGGAGTTCGGCACGCTGGTGCTGGGCGCCAGGGCGCTGGTGGTGCTGGGCCACACGCAGTGCGGCGCCGTGAAGGCCACCATCGCGGGCCAGGCGGTGCCCGGGCAGATCAGCACGCTGTACCGCCACATCCGCCCGGCGGTGGACCGCTCCGCCACGCGCGAGCTGGAAGACGTGGCGCGCCACAACGTGCGCATACAGGCCGAGCTGCTGCGTACCTCGTCGCCCGTGATCGCGCAGCTGATCGCCGAGGAAAAACTGGTGGTGGCGGGCGGCGTGTACGACCTGGAGACGGGTCGCGTGGTGCTGCTGGAGGAGTGA
- a CDS encoding HNH endonuclease signature motif containing protein, with protein MKRTVQARKRGDRGKGLIAPPRRFRTQRDPLRLFPPATLAETYALQGYRCTNPLCEFRDLPLQAHHIIAHALGGRSIASNALILCRDCHAAVHRGVIPFETILAWKRHVRDGDAFTPRDADEIVSQVQAVPVTDCGNAHQHLVALNRLLVMINGISSVAARRTAFAQVMLAKAAVLNDTSQDHVGSLDASLLARSWRYRRLLSLGGAAARFADEAGDRAAGLRGRHYRAVGYTTIGNFARSLETLRGASSCCARWSTGSGAAIYHPLSTPGRILQELAITRVRAGGSSATARAEFERGASEGAAGDELGTELRRVKFETAVGRGNAAEHHLDVLWDTLPSSEPDMQLSLYRLRAEILIRAGCIREALHWVQTGLAGAVHARRPRMEFEFRLLDRRCHAPDAAMRSSQS; from the coding sequence ATGAAACGCACGGTGCAGGCGCGAAAGCGGGGCGATCGCGGAAAGGGCTTGATCGCTCCTCCCAGGCGGTTCCGTACGCAACGTGACCCGCTGCGGCTGTTTCCGCCCGCGACGCTCGCCGAAACGTATGCGCTACAAGGCTACCGCTGCACCAACCCGCTCTGCGAGTTCCGGGACCTGCCTCTCCAGGCCCACCACATCATCGCCCATGCCCTGGGGGGCCGGTCGATTGCCTCGAATGCGCTGATTCTGTGTCGCGACTGCCACGCCGCGGTTCACCGCGGCGTCATTCCCTTCGAGACCATCCTGGCCTGGAAGCGGCACGTCCGGGACGGCGATGCATTCACGCCCCGGGACGCGGACGAAATCGTGAGCCAGGTACAGGCGGTTCCCGTAACGGACTGCGGGAATGCCCACCAGCACCTCGTCGCGTTGAATCGCCTGCTGGTCATGATCAACGGGATCTCGTCCGTTGCCGCCCGGCGGACGGCGTTCGCGCAAGTGATGCTCGCCAAGGCCGCCGTCCTGAACGATACGTCGCAAGACCATGTGGGCTCTCTGGATGCATCACTGCTGGCGCGCTCGTGGCGCTACCGGCGTTTGCTTTCGCTCGGCGGCGCGGCAGCACGATTTGCGGACGAGGCAGGCGACCGGGCGGCTGGACTCCGGGGGCGGCATTACAGGGCGGTCGGGTACACCACGATCGGAAATTTCGCGCGATCCCTGGAAACGCTGCGAGGCGCGTCATCATGCTGCGCCCGGTGGTCTACGGGGAGTGGAGCCGCCATTTACCACCCGTTGAGCACCCCCGGACGGATTCTCCAGGAATTGGCGATCACGCGAGTGCGGGCGGGAGGCAGTTCGGCCACGGCGCGGGCCGAATTCGAGCGCGGAGCGTCGGAAGGAGCAGCGGGGGACGAGCTTGGAACCGAACTCCGGCGGGTGAAATTCGAGACTGCTGTCGGGCGTGGAAACGCGGCCGAACACCACCTGGACGTGCTGTGGGACACCCTGCCGTCGAGCGAGCCCGACATGCAGTTGTCTCTCTACCGTCTGCGCGCTGAGATACTCATTCGTGCAGGATGCATCCGCGAGGCTTTGCATTGGGTGCAGACGGGCCTCGCGGGAGCGGTGCACGCCCGGAGACCGCGCATGGAGTTCGAGTTCCGCCTCCTCGATCGTCGCTGTCACGCTCCGGACGCGGCGATGCGAAGCTCGCAATCGTGA
- a CDS encoding alpha-amylase C-terminal beta-sheet domain-containing protein, whose translation MSTHPFRKRILPLALFLGAAFAAGCDAARVDGPTPPAAAAPSVPRYAQFAGGGSDVMLQAFHWNSHRWDWWNIVAAKAPEIQAAGFTMAWLPPASRAADSAGYLPNEWRNLDGSMYGTGAQLRSATSALRTRGVKVIGDVVVNHRVGTTNWADFTSPAFASNAQAVTRNDEWGLGTGNYDTGDGYGAARDLDHTYSSVQTEITSWMNWMKTTSAAGFDGWRYDYVKGFSASYVGGYNSATTPYFSVGELWPDIVGDYYASCSNANYHRQMIMDWIDATGARSAAFDFTTKWQLQLAVERTEYWRMGCIPGALGWWPAMSVTFVDNHDTGPSPDGGQNHWPFPGAKVEQGYAYILTHPGTPTVYWPHYFDWGADLRGKIGTLIKIRKQQGVTSTSTISVQAADAYRYAAIVNGNLAMKIGPGSWSPGAGWTLAASGSDWAVWTK comes from the coding sequence ATGAGCACGCATCCATTCAGAAAACGCATCCTGCCCCTGGCCCTGTTCCTCGGCGCCGCCTTCGCCGCCGGCTGCGACGCCGCGCGGGTGGACGGTCCCACGCCCCCGGCTGCGGCCGCGCCGTCCGTGCCGCGCTACGCCCAGTTCGCCGGGGGTGGGAGCGACGTGATGCTGCAGGCGTTCCACTGGAACTCGCATCGCTGGGACTGGTGGAACATCGTCGCGGCCAAGGCGCCCGAGATCCAGGCCGCCGGGTTCACCATGGCCTGGCTTCCGCCCGCCTCGCGCGCGGCCGACTCGGCCGGGTACCTGCCCAACGAGTGGCGCAACCTGGATGGGTCCATGTACGGCACCGGCGCGCAGCTCCGCTCGGCTACCTCGGCGCTGCGGACGCGCGGCGTCAAGGTGATCGGCGACGTGGTGGTGAACCACCGCGTGGGCACCACCAACTGGGCCGACTTCACCAGCCCCGCGTTCGCCAGCAACGCGCAGGCGGTCACGCGCAACGACGAGTGGGGGCTGGGCACGGGCAACTACGACACGGGTGACGGATACGGTGCCGCCCGCGACCTGGACCACACCTATTCATCGGTGCAGACGGAGATCACCAGCTGGATGAACTGGATGAAAACCACCAGCGCCGCCGGGTTCGACGGGTGGCGGTACGATTACGTGAAGGGCTTCTCGGCGTCGTACGTGGGCGGCTACAACTCGGCGACCACGCCGTATTTTTCAGTCGGCGAGCTGTGGCCGGACATCGTGGGCGACTACTACGCCTCGTGCTCCAACGCCAACTACCACCGGCAGATGATCATGGACTGGATCGACGCGACCGGCGCCCGCTCGGCCGCGTTCGACTTCACGACCAAGTGGCAGCTGCAGCTGGCGGTGGAGCGGACCGAGTACTGGCGGATGGGGTGCATCCCGGGCGCGCTGGGCTGGTGGCCGGCGATGAGCGTGACGTTCGTCGACAACCACGACACCGGCCCCTCGCCCGACGGCGGGCAGAACCACTGGCCCTTTCCGGGCGCCAAGGTGGAGCAGGGATACGCATACATCCTTACGCATCCCGGCACGCCGACGGTGTACTGGCCCCACTACTTCGACTGGGGCGCGGACCTGCGCGGCAAGATCGGCACGCTCATCAAGATCCGGAAGCAGCAGGGCGTCACGTCCACCAGCACCATCTCCGTGCAGGCGGCGGACGCGTACCGCTACGCGGCCATCGTCAACGGGAATCTTGCGATGAAGATCGGCCCGGGTAGCTGGTCGCCGGGCGCTGGGTGGACCCTCGCCGCGTCCGGCAGCGACTGGGCGGTCTGGACGAAGTAG